In Lactobacillus sp. PV012, one genomic interval encodes:
- a CDS encoding GntR family transcriptional regulator: MQEPMYIKIHNQIKKDIENKKYAVGERIPAERQLATEFKVSRMTLRQAIKTLEDEGILERRLGSGTYVASQKVQEKMSGIMSFTEITRSNGQIPSSKVISYRVTKPSLSEKEKLRLKDGENVLRMERVRSADNVPICYEVAAIPYNLVKEFSKEEISTSLYQTIQHKGGYSLGNVIENIGAAVASEVDARRLSVRKGEALVTRRQVTKLSDGTPFEYVRASYVAERFEFTFAK, encoded by the coding sequence ATGCAAGAACCAATGTATATTAAAATTCATAATCAAATCAAAAAGGATATTGAAAATAAAAAGTATGCGGTTGGGGAAAGAATACCTGCTGAACGACAATTGGCTACTGAATTTAAAGTTTCACGAATGACATTGCGTCAAGCTATCAAGACCCTTGAGGATGAAGGAATTTTAGAAAGACGTTTAGGTAGTGGAACTTACGTTGCTAGCCAAAAAGTACAAGAAAAGATGTCTGGAATTATGAGCTTTACTGAAATTACACGTTCAAATGGACAGATTCCCTCGAGTAAAGTTATTTCTTATCGTGTTACTAAGCCTTCATTGTCAGAAAAAGAAAAATTAAGACTTAAAGATGGAGAAAATGTTTTACGTATGGAACGAGTTCGTTCAGCTGATAATGTTCCAATTTGCTATGAAGTTGCTGCAATTCCCTATAATTTAGTAAAAGAGTTTTCTAAGGAAGAAATTTCAACTAGTCTTTATCAAACCATTCAACATAAAGGTGGTTATAGCTTAGGAAATGTAATTGAAAATATCGGAGCAGCTGTGGCAAGTGAGGTAGATGCTAGACGATTATCTGTAAGGAAGGGTGAAGCTTTAGTTACGCGACGACAAGTTACTAAATTAAGTGATGGTACTCCTTTTGAATATGTACGAGCTTCTTATGTAGCAGAACGATTTGAATTTACATTTGCAAAATGA